One window from the genome of Nicotiana sylvestris chromosome 9, ASM39365v2, whole genome shotgun sequence encodes:
- the LOC104227855 gene encoding uncharacterized protein — translation MSSLICPKPRRLGDPISHSNCLPLRNQAETFVSKGGAELIDLILKEDGVAAAQYTSDLSSSPPFFSGSPPCRAMNPLIRDAHFTNEKQPRFSSSPRSSTSASSSPSSSCKGRCSRARLGQTQSPNRIEGFDCQNARMAAMA, via the exons ATGAGTTCGCTCATTTGTCCCAAACCTCGTCGTCTTGGGGATCCCATTAGCCATTCTAACTGCCTTCCCTTGAG AAATCAAGCTGAGACCTTTGTTTCAAAAGGTGGAGCTGAACTTATTGATCTCATTCTCAAAGAG GATGGTGTGGCTGCAGCACAATACACATCTGATCTGTCATCATCCCCTCCTTTCTTCTCTGGTTCACCGCCTTGCAGGGCTATGAATCCATTAATCCGTGATGCTCATTTTACAAACGAAAAGCAACCCCGTTTTTCATCATCACCAAGATCATCTACTTCAGCTTCATCTTCACCTTCATCAAGTTGTAAAGGAAGGTGTTCAAGGGCAAGACTTGGGCAAACTCAATCACCAAATAGAATAGAGGGCTTCGACTGCCAAAACGCTCGCATGGCTGCCATGGCTTAA